A single Mangifera indica cultivar Alphonso chromosome 20, CATAS_Mindica_2.1, whole genome shotgun sequence DNA region contains:
- the LOC123204345 gene encoding probable LRR receptor-like serine/threonine-protein kinase At3g47570 — protein sequence MTAKNLTTDQSALLQFKAHITSDPYSVLAYNWSISNPICSWVGISCGARHERVRALNLSFMDLGGTISPHLGNLSFLVSLDLSYNNFHGHLPNELGQLRRLRVFSVGNNRISGGIPGFVGLLSKLQILKLEYNNFTGTIPDVLFNVTTLEVLWAIDNNIQGSISPEIAKLTRLRVFYMAINFLSGSIPWSSIFNSSSLQGFSLTYNFMSGSLPDGLCNRLPKLEWLTLSYNGLSGQLPRSLGNCSEAIAYSLSHNKFTGLIPQTIGNSSKITWLILDYNNLEGDIPLGIGKLKNLQYLAVGHNNLNVGLFPSSILNISSLESIFLESSGLFGSLPADICKYIPTLEQINLDGNAISGNIPKNIKNCTSLTALALRFNSLTGEIVEEIGHLQNLQILFLDSNSLSGVIPASIFNISSMVNISLTGNKLSGYLPATIGHGVPNLMGLAIGNNKLTGTIPTSITNASKLAVLDLAVNSFSGLVPNTLGNFKFLEWLNLKINNFTTESPSAEWSFLSSLTKCRKLKSLLLDLNPLYGVIPLSIGNLSETLEIFVASNCKIKGSIPTEVGNLHSLIRLDLSENDLSGFIPTSMGNLRNLQGLWLNKNNFLGFIPYELCQLHMLNKLLLNDNMLFGAIPTCLANLTSLRDLQLGSNKFNSSIPPSLWTLQYILQVNLSSNSLSGFLSPGIQSLKVLRDLDLSKNLLSGNIPTTVGGLQALETLSLADNRFEGAIPNTFGALISLVSLDLSNNSLSGEIPKSLEALTYLKNFNVSVNNLQGEIPSKGPFKTFSARSFLLNHALCGLPRQGVPLCKVDTINQSKILVMKYILPSILPIFLVVIVTFVFIRCHYKRKHSPVDQVDSLSLATWRRTSYLEIQRATDDFSECNMLGIGSFGSVFKGILSDGTTVAIKVFNLQVERVLKSFDSECEVLRNIRDRNLIKIVSSCCNTDFKALILEFMPNGSLEKWLYSHNYFLDILQRLNIMIDVASALEYLHHDYSTPVIHCDLKPQNILLDEDMVAHVGDFGIAKLLDEGESKTQTLTLATMGYMAPEYGSTGIVSTRGDVYSFGILLMETFMRKKPTDEMFAREISLKSLVEASLPDAVTEVVDANLLRDENGFGAKVNCMLSIMNLALNCSMESPEQRINMKDALAKLKKIKLEFQQDVGGT from the exons ATGACGGCCAAAAATTTAACAACCGATCAATCTGCCCTTCTTCAATTCAAAGCACATATCACTTCCGATCCTTACAGTGTACTGGCGTATAACTGGTCCATTTCTAATCCAATTTGCAGCTGGGTTGGTATTTCTTGTGGTGCTCGCCATGAAAGAGTCAGAGCCTTGAACCTTTCATTCATGGATCTTGGTGGTACCATCTCTCCACACCTGGGCAATCTCTCATTCCTAGTGAGTCTCGATCTTAGTTACAACAATTTCCATGGCCATCTGCCAAATGAACTGGGACAATTACGCCGATTGAGAGTCTTTTCTGTTGGTAATAATAGAATAAGTGGAGGTATTCCGGGATTTGTCGGTCTCTTATCCAAACTCCAAATCCTGAAACtcgaatataataatttcacaGGTACCATCCCGGATGTTCTCTTCAATGTAACTACGCTAGAGGTCTTGTGGGCAATCGACAATAATATTCAAGGAAGCATTTCACCAGAGATTGCAAAGCTCACCAGGCTGAGAGTTTTCTATATGGCAATTAACTTCCTCTCGGGCTCCATACCTTGGAGTAGCATCTTCAACAGTTCCTCGCTACAAGGGTTTAGTTTAACCTACAATTTCATGTCTGGCAGTCTGCCGGATGGTCTCTGTAATCGTCTTCCAAAACTTGAATGGCTGACTCTATCTTATAATGGACTTTCTGGCCAGCTTCCAAGAAGTTTAGGCAACTGCAGCGAGGCTATTGCTTATTCATTGTCGCACAATAAATTCACAGGGCTCATACCACAAACTATTGGAAATTCGAGTAAGATTACATGGTTGATTCTTGATTATAACAACTTAGAAG GTGACATTCCACTAGGGATTGGCAAGTTGAAGAATCTACAGTATTTAGCTGTTGGTCACAATAATTTAAATG TTGGTCTCTTCCCGTCAAGCATCTTAAACATATCTTCTCTGGAGTCTATTTTCCTTGAAAGCAGTGGCCTATTCGGCAGTCTCCCAGCGGATATCTGCAAATACATTCCAACACTTGAACAGATTAATCTTGATGGCAATGCGATAAGCGGCAATATTCCTAAGAATATCAAGAACTGTACTTCTCTTACGGCGTTAGCTCTCAGGTTTAACAGCTTAACAG GTGAAATTGTAGAGGAGATAGGCCATTTGCAAAATCTTCAGATTCTATTTCTAGATTCCAATAGCTTAAGTGGTGTAATTCCAGCCTCAATCTTCAATATTTCAAGCATGgtaaatattagtttaactGGCAATAAACTTTCAGGCTATCTACCAGCAACCATTGGCCATGGGGTTCCCAACTTGATGGGTCTTGCCATAGGGAATAATAAACTTACTGGAACGATCCCCACCTCCATTACCAATGCTTCCAAGCTTGCTGTGCTAGATCTGGCCGTCAACTCATTTTCTGGGCTTGTTCCAAATACATTAGGCAACTTCAAATTCCTTGAATGGCTTAACCTTAAGATCAATAACTTCACCACTGAATCTCCCTCTGCAGAATGGAGCTTTCTGTCTTCTTTGACAAAGTGCAGGAAACTGAAGAGTCTACTCTTGGATCTTAATCCACTGTATGGAGTCATACCACTTTCAATTGGCAATTTATCTGAAActcttgaaatttttgttgcaaGTAATTGCAAGATCAAGGGCAGCATTCCTACAGAGGTGGGTAACTTGCATAGCTTGATAAGGTTAGATCTTTCGGAAAATGATTTGAGCGGATTTATTCCGACATCGATGGGAAATTTGCGGAATCTCCAAGGTCTGtggctaaataaaaataattttttgggaTTCATTCCTTACGAGCTTTGCCAATTACACATGTTAAATAAACTGCTGTTGAATGATAATATGCTCTTTGGGGCAATACCAACATGTTTGGCGAATTTGACTTCTCTGAGAGATCTGCAGTTAGGCTCCAACAAATTTAACTCTAGCATTCCCCCATCATTATGGACTCTTCAGTATATATTGCAGGTAAACTTGTCATCGAATTCATTGAGTGGCTTTTTATCTCCAGGTATACAGAGTTTGAAGGTCTTGAGAGATTTAGATTTGTCAAAAAATCTCTTGTCAGGAAACATTCCCACTACCGTTGGGGGCCTTCAAGCTCTTGAAACTCTATCTTTGGCAGACAATAGATTTGAAGGTGCCATCCCCAACACATTTGGGGCATTGATAAGCTTGGTATCCTTGGATCTCTCAAACAACAGTCTTTCTGGTGAAATTCCCAAATCATTGGAGGCGCTCACCTATCTCAAAAACTTCAATGTCTCTGTAAATAATTTACAAGGGGAAATTCCAAGCAAAGGTCCTTTCAAAACATTTTCTGCTCGATCCTTTTTATTAAATCATGCATTGTGTGGTTTGCCAAGGCAAGGGGTTCCTCTTTGCAAGGTTGACACCATTAACCAATCAAAAATACTAGTAATGAAATACATTTTGCCTTCAATCTTGCCAATTTTCTTGGTAGTGATTGTAACTTTTGTCTTCATAAGGTGtcattataaaagaaaacattctCCAGTTGATCAAGTTGATTCGTTATCTTTAGCAACATGGAGAAGAACATCATATCTAGAAATTCAACGAGCCACCGATGATTTTAGTGAGTGCAACATGCTTGGTATTGGCAGCTTCGGTTCAGTATTCAAAGGGATACTTTCAGATGGAACTACAGTTGCAATAAAGGTCTTTAATTTGCAAGTAGAAAGAGTACTTAAAAGCTTTGATTCTGAATGTGAAGTATTGCGCAACATTCGTGATCGAAATCTCATAAAAATCGTGAGCAGCTGTTGTAATACCGATTTTAAGGCCTTGATACTTGAATTCATGCCCAATGGTAGTCTTGAGAAGTGGTTGTATTCTCACAACTATTTTTTGGATATTCTACAAAGGTTGAACATAATGATAGATGTTGCATCAGCTCTTGAATATCTCCATCATGATTATTCAACACCAGTCATCCATTGTGATTTGAAGCCTCAAAACATCTTATTGGATGAAGATATGGTTGCCCATGTGGGTGATTTCGGCATTGCCAAGCTCTTAGACGAAGGCGAGTCGAAGACACAAACCCTTACACTAGCGACTATGGGGTATATGGCACCAG AGTATGGATCAACGGGGATTGTGTCCACAAGAGGAGATGTCTAcagttttggaattttgttgatGGAAACTTTCATGAGAAAGAAGCCCACAGATGAGATGTTTGCTAGAGAAATAAGTTTAAAGAGCTTGGTGGAGGCATCATTGCCTGATGCAGTAACAGAAGTTGTGGATGCTAATTTATTAAGAGATGAGAATGGTTTTGGTGCCAAAGTGAATTGCATGTTAAGCATCATGAATTTGGCTTTGAATTGTTCCATGGAGTCACCTGAACAGAGGATCAATATGAAAGATGCCTTGGCAAAACTCAAGAAGATCAAATTGGAGTTTCAGCAAGATGTAGGAGGCACCTAA